A stretch of the uncultured Trichococcus sp. genome encodes the following:
- a CDS encoding DUF47 family protein, translating to MFKKKTEKLDYFDEFIKLAEWGVQSAEFLKQVLAEYPVANLSQKLDEMHEIEHNADLAKYRLMRYMYNDLLPPFDRQDVIALVTSLDHAIDMIEDVMIHIEIYQPQNITPEINQFLDLVEKSAEELLTAVRLLKTYKKSQKEIHVVIDRINACEKEGDLLYIQSMRDLYQSDTDTVSTVILGKIYESLEDCCDAFKDVTKFVEEIALKYA from the coding sequence ATGTTCAAAAAGAAGACGGAAAAGTTGGATTATTTCGATGAATTCATCAAGCTTGCCGAATGGGGCGTCCAATCGGCGGAATTCCTGAAGCAGGTACTGGCGGAGTATCCGGTCGCTAATCTCAGCCAAAAATTGGACGAGATGCATGAAATCGAACACAATGCCGACCTCGCGAAATACAGACTGATGCGCTATATGTACAACGATCTGTTGCCGCCTTTCGATAGGCAGGATGTGATTGCATTGGTCACCAGTCTGGACCATGCCATCGACATGATTGAGGATGTCATGATCCACATTGAAATCTATCAACCGCAGAACATTACCCCTGAAATCAACCAATTCCTGGATCTGGTGGAAAAATCAGCCGAGGAATTGCTAACGGCGGTGCGGCTATTGAAAACCTACAAGAAATCGCAAAAAGAGATCCACGTAGTCATCGACCGGATTAACGCCTGTGAGAAGGAAGGCGATCTGCTGTACATCCAATCCATGCGCGACCTCTATCAGAGCGATACGGATACCGTCAGCACCGTCATCCTGGGGAAAATTTATGAATCTTTGGAGGATTGCTGTGACGCCTTCAAGGACGTGACCAAATTTGTGGAAGAGATTGCGTTGAAGTACGCTTGA
- a CDS encoding DUF4230 domain-containing protein: MKKILLLLFVGMAGYLIFTETDLISTRTNRSSETALVQEKLVELSEWTTLKYEYSDVIISRTDKNFDLFGFGDFDYAEAIKLIEYSGYLKAGTDLSELQMTYNEETKQLSVRIPKSQILDNVVETEKTRVEDIKGTIFSDYPSQIIFDEINVNKQQLEEEKISQGFLDEADKRVESLLTSFLSSNGFEDAVIEFY; the protein is encoded by the coding sequence ATGAAAAAGATACTACTATTATTGTTTGTTGGGATGGCAGGATATCTCATATTCACCGAAACCGATTTGATTTCCACCCGCACGAACAGGAGCTCCGAAACAGCTCTAGTGCAGGAAAAACTGGTGGAGCTGTCAGAATGGACAACACTAAAGTATGAGTACAGCGACGTCATCATCAGCCGAACAGACAAGAATTTTGACCTATTCGGTTTCGGTGATTTTGACTATGCGGAAGCCATCAAGCTGATTGAGTATTCCGGCTATCTGAAAGCCGGGACCGATCTTTCTGAACTTCAGATGACCTATAACGAAGAAACCAAGCAATTATCAGTCAGAATCCCAAAATCCCAAATACTCGATAACGTGGTCGAGACCGAAAAAACGAGAGTCGAAGACATCAAAGGTACTATTTTTTCGGATTATCCCAGCCAGATAATTTTTGATGAAATAAACGTCAATAAACAACAACTTGAAGAAGAGAAAATCAGTCAGGGCTTTCTGGATGAAGCGGATAAAAGAGTCGAGTCATTGCTGACTTCATTTTTGAGTTCCAACGGCTTCGAGGATGCAGTCATCGAGTTCTATTGA
- a CDS encoding DUF488 domain-containing protein: protein MNLKMKRIYETPEKADGFRILVDRLWPRGVKKETAQLDAWLKDSAPSPDLRKWFDHDPEKFTAFKERYEEELLMNPSTAAAVAEILKQLEVADVTLVYAARDTEINHVVVLRDFLESQRK, encoded by the coding sequence ATGAATTTGAAAATGAAACGCATCTACGAGACACCTGAAAAAGCGGACGGCTTCCGGATCCTGGTTGATCGGTTGTGGCCGCGCGGCGTCAAGAAGGAGACTGCCCAGCTGGATGCATGGCTGAAGGACAGCGCGCCTTCGCCGGATCTGCGTAAATGGTTCGACCATGATCCCGAAAAATTTACAGCCTTTAAGGAACGCTATGAAGAGGAACTGTTGATGAACCCGTCGACAGCTGCTGCCGTAGCGGAGATCCTGAAGCAGTTGGAAGTGGCGGATGTCACATTGGTCTATGCCGCGCGGGATACGGAAATCAATCATGTCGTCGTGCTCCGGGATTTTTTGGAGAGCCAGCGGAAATAA
- a CDS encoding helix-turn-helix domain-containing protein produces MTREHAADYDITMENVRYAAPQRYYGTRILFVTKGRASVSVNGEMYALDEGAILFINRNDHYTVRGSENNILICLSIPSHFFVMNYPNYFHYSFDCFSKDLDPGRGDVVAQLRRLLAELVIVHSRQEEGSFLEARSILFQTMLLVTRYFKKEGPLTGAGEASDERISRIVHTIELRYAEPLTLAEMAESEYLSPTYLSRYFKQTTGMGFLQYLKMVRLKHCVEDLLQTADNMFQIAVRNGFSTVKNFTEAFKSVYDQTPVQYRKEHKQESSEAFGDVAAKSEAGKALDSPEALMQLTKYLEEPLNPRALPDEAPGEACKIVIGDGRDIGGLEREEHIVFIGELKEMLNEQVKEQVLLAKRRLRVDFAGVSNLIGGSTLLPEVETDEFVSTTPKYANADLAIQYLKEQDISLYVRITYKEVIHNEERYFNELEGFLIHTLQVFGRKFVNQWKVVFYAEKETAILSTELERVYLRLHEVIRKYAVQLKIGTFLPFKEDKDSLSLSHHWQLHQSGSIDFITYDADQNEAVDFSEISDEDFQNSQDYILQKTQKLKRFLKKHQMHQPLYLENWNTLTGNTRYTNGTFFRGALILRTILDLGTEVAGVGFWLNSELHELHGGNHNKAVAGLELFHFFNGKRPAFYTLMFKERMTGEVRAQGEHYVLTENEEGYQLLLFNEKHFNPRYSVDELFMRNRSNELHVRLIGMEPGEYQVRKYRFDQQNGGLYTKWGQLNSKHGIDLEVMEYIVQSSMPTLELEDEQIEKDWSFYASMSSNAILFIEFRRAIG; encoded by the coding sequence ATGACGAGAGAGCACGCGGCAGATTATGATATCACGATGGAGAATGTCCGGTATGCTGCACCGCAACGGTATTATGGCACACGGATTCTGTTCGTGACCAAAGGAAGGGCAAGCGTGTCCGTCAATGGGGAAATGTATGCTCTGGATGAAGGGGCTATTCTCTTCATCAACCGGAATGACCACTATACTGTCCGGGGCAGCGAAAACAATATCCTCATTTGCCTGAGCATCCCCAGCCATTTTTTCGTGATGAACTACCCGAATTACTTCCATTACTCTTTCGACTGCTTCTCAAAAGATTTGGATCCGGGACGAGGGGATGTCGTAGCGCAACTGCGCAGGCTGCTGGCTGAACTCGTGATTGTCCATTCCCGCCAGGAAGAAGGCAGCTTTTTAGAAGCCCGCAGTATCCTGTTTCAGACGATGCTGCTGGTGACCCGATACTTCAAAAAAGAGGGGCCGCTGACAGGTGCAGGCGAAGCGAGCGATGAACGGATTTCCCGGATTGTCCATACGATTGAACTACGCTATGCGGAACCTTTGACGCTTGCGGAGATGGCCGAGAGTGAGTACCTGTCGCCTACCTATTTATCCCGCTATTTCAAGCAGACGACCGGAATGGGCTTTCTACAATATCTGAAGATGGTGCGGTTGAAGCACTGCGTGGAGGATTTGCTGCAAACGGCCGATAATATGTTCCAGATTGCCGTAAGAAACGGATTCTCGACGGTGAAGAATTTTACAGAAGCCTTCAAATCGGTATACGATCAGACGCCGGTTCAATACCGGAAGGAACATAAACAAGAGAGCAGTGAAGCGTTCGGAGATGTGGCCGCCAAATCGGAAGCCGGGAAAGCATTGGATTCGCCGGAAGCGCTCATGCAGTTGACGAAATATTTGGAGGAGCCTCTGAATCCGCGCGCGTTGCCGGACGAGGCGCCGGGTGAAGCCTGCAAGATTGTCATCGGTGACGGTAGGGACATCGGGGGATTGGAGCGCGAAGAGCATATTGTGTTCATCGGGGAACTCAAAGAGATGCTGAACGAGCAGGTGAAGGAGCAAGTGTTGCTGGCTAAGCGAAGGCTTCGCGTCGACTTTGCGGGCGTGAGCAATCTGATCGGCGGATCCACTTTATTGCCGGAAGTCGAGACGGATGAGTTCGTGTCCACCACACCGAAGTACGCCAATGCCGATTTGGCCATCCAGTACCTGAAGGAACAGGATATCAGCCTGTATGTGAGGATCACTTATAAGGAAGTCATCCACAATGAAGAGCGCTATTTCAATGAACTTGAAGGCTTCCTGATCCACACACTGCAGGTCTTCGGCAGGAAATTTGTCAACCAATGGAAAGTCGTGTTCTATGCGGAAAAAGAGACAGCCATCCTGTCCACGGAGTTGGAGCGCGTGTACTTGAGGCTGCATGAAGTGATCCGGAAATATGCCGTTCAGCTGAAAATCGGCACTTTCCTGCCTTTCAAAGAGGATAAAGACAGCCTTTCCTTGTCGCATCACTGGCAACTTCATCAATCCGGCAGCATCGATTTCATCACCTATGACGCCGATCAAAATGAGGCCGTCGACTTTTCCGAAATCAGCGATGAAGATTTCCAGAACAGCCAAGACTATATCCTGCAGAAAACGCAGAAGCTGAAGCGATTCCTGAAAAAGCACCAGATGCATCAGCCGCTATATCTGGAAAATTGGAACACGCTGACCGGAAACACGCGCTATACGAACGGGACTTTTTTCCGGGGCGCGCTGATCCTGAGGACTATTTTGGATTTGGGGACTGAAGTCGCGGGTGTCGGGTTTTGGCTCAACAGCGAACTACATGAGCTGCACGGTGGGAACCATAACAAGGCTGTGGCGGGTTTGGAGCTGTTCCATTTCTTCAATGGCAAACGGCCTGCTTTCTACACGCTGATGTTCAAGGAACGGATGACGGGGGAAGTGCGCGCTCAAGGCGAACATTATGTGCTGACCGAAAATGAAGAGGGCTACCAATTGCTGCTGTTCAACGAAAAGCACTTCAATCCGCGCTACTCGGTCGATGAATTGTTCATGCGGAACCGCAGCAATGAACTGCATGTCCGGCTGATCGGCATGGAACCCGGCGAATACCAGGTCCGGAAATACCGATTCGACCAGCAAAATGGCGGGCTCTATACAAAGTGGGGGCAGCTGAACAGCAAACACGGCATCGACCTTGAAGTGATGGAATACATCGTGCAATCCTCCATGCCGACGTTGGAGCTCGAAGATGAACAGATCGAAAAGGATTGGTCCTTCTATGCTTCGATGAGCAGCAACGCGATCCTGTTCATCGAATTCCGCCGAGCGATCGGCTGA
- a CDS encoding amidohydrolase, whose protein sequence is MNEATKPQLFSKLAEKQERMIEIYRYLHAHPELSFQEENTAKYIEAFYAGKECEVRTHVGGLGIVVTIDSGKPGKTVAIRADFDALPIQEETGLPFASKTPGVMHACGHDAHTAYMLTLAETLIEMKEQFEGKIVVLHQPAEEVPPGGAIGMIKDGALEGVDTVFGIHVMSQMDSGKVFYREGNVQTGRANFRVKIQGVGGHGSSPHKANDAIVAASHFVVAVQSIVSRRMNPFDVGSITIGSFDGKGSFNVIKDAVVLEGDVRSMSEETRTLIEKEIRAKLDGISAMFDVTYELDYENDYPVLFNDPEMTAFAASALQATELPGLAAVERCEAQPPSEDFAYYAKERPSVFLYVGATPKDGEAYPHHHPKFRINEDSMLIAAETMGTLVIDYLKGSSEK, encoded by the coding sequence ATGAACGAAGCGACCAAACCGCAATTATTCAGCAAGTTAGCCGAGAAACAGGAGCGCATGATCGAAATCTACCGCTACTTGCACGCCCATCCGGAATTGTCTTTCCAGGAGGAGAACACGGCCAAGTACATCGAAGCATTTTATGCAGGGAAAGAGTGTGAAGTCCGCACCCATGTCGGAGGACTGGGCATCGTCGTGACCATCGACAGCGGCAAACCGGGAAAAACCGTCGCCATCCGAGCGGACTTTGATGCGTTGCCGATCCAAGAGGAAACGGGCTTGCCATTTGCCTCAAAAACACCAGGAGTCATGCATGCTTGCGGACATGACGCGCATACAGCCTACATGCTGACCCTTGCCGAAACATTAATAGAGATGAAGGAACAATTCGAAGGGAAAATCGTTGTGCTGCATCAGCCTGCCGAGGAAGTTCCCCCGGGCGGAGCGATCGGCATGATCAAGGACGGCGCTTTGGAAGGCGTCGACACGGTATTCGGTATCCACGTGATGTCGCAGATGGACAGTGGCAAAGTGTTCTACCGTGAAGGCAATGTTCAGACCGGCCGCGCCAATTTCCGCGTGAAGATTCAAGGCGTCGGCGGTCACGGTTCCTCTCCGCACAAAGCCAATGACGCCATCGTGGCGGCCAGCCATTTTGTCGTGGCCGTGCAATCCATTGTCAGCCGCCGTATGAATCCGTTCGATGTCGGCTCGATCACGATCGGCAGTTTTGACGGCAAAGGGTCGTTCAATGTCATAAAAGATGCGGTTGTGTTGGAGGGCGATGTGCGCTCAATGTCCGAAGAAACACGCACGCTGATCGAAAAGGAAATCCGGGCGAAGCTGGACGGCATCTCGGCTATGTTCGATGTGACTTATGAACTGGATTACGAAAACGATTATCCGGTCTTGTTCAACGATCCGGAAATGACGGCATTCGCAGCGTCGGCTCTGCAGGCAACAGAACTGCCAGGGTTAGCGGCTGTGGAACGTTGCGAGGCGCAGCCGCCTTCGGAAGATTTCGCTTATTATGCGAAGGAACGCCCGAGCGTCTTCCTGTATGTCGGAGCGACGCCAAAAGACGGCGAAGCTTACCCGCATCATCATCCGAAATTCCGGATCAATGAGGACAGTATGTTGATCGCAGCCGAAACGATGGGGACATTGGTTATTGATTACTTAAAAGGGAGCAGTGAAAAATAG
- a CDS encoding MFS transporter, producing the protein METQYKGNDKLIAGIMMGVVTFWLFAQAMVNIVPAVQADLGISSGVLSIAISLTSLFSGMFMVAAGGLADKYGRVKLTNIGMILSIIGSLCLVFANGAMLLIIGRVIQGLSAACIMPATLALMKTYFDGAERQRALSFWSIGSWGGSGICSFFGGLVATYFGWRAIFVVSIFVAALGMILLKGTPECKFEATGEKKPFDFGGLITFALAMLAFNIIVGQGAAIGWTDPIILGLAALLVGSVFLFATIEKKHVNSFIDFSLFKNKAYSGATLSNFLLNASAGTMVVANTYVQMGRGFSSFQSGLLTIGYLVCVLSSIRLGEKALQKFGSRKPMVTGSFIATIGIALMAFTFVPGIFYNLLVFVGYALYGFGLGIYATPSTDTAISNAPADKVGSASGIYKMASSLGGAVGVALSSSLFNVLGAQGNMEVAGSAGLLLNVAFGMIALASILLTAPKAAAQVEATE; encoded by the coding sequence GTGGAAACGCAATACAAAGGTAATGACAAATTAATTGCAGGGATTATGATGGGGGTCGTCACATTCTGGTTGTTCGCTCAAGCGATGGTGAATATCGTGCCGGCGGTCCAGGCGGATTTGGGAATCTCATCCGGTGTGTTGAGCATCGCAATCAGTTTGACCTCTTTGTTTTCGGGGATGTTCATGGTTGCCGCAGGTGGCTTGGCGGATAAATACGGCCGCGTCAAATTGACGAACATCGGTATGATTCTGAGTATCATCGGCTCATTATGTTTAGTATTTGCGAATGGGGCAATGCTATTGATCATCGGACGCGTTATCCAAGGTCTATCAGCGGCTTGTATTATGCCTGCCACTTTGGCTCTGATGAAGACCTATTTTGACGGCGCCGAAAGACAGCGCGCCTTGAGTTTCTGGTCAATCGGTTCATGGGGCGGTTCCGGCATCTGCTCATTCTTTGGCGGACTGGTGGCTACCTATTTCGGTTGGAGAGCTATCTTCGTGGTTTCGATTTTTGTTGCAGCACTGGGTATGATTTTGCTGAAGGGTACACCGGAATGCAAATTCGAAGCAACCGGCGAAAAGAAACCTTTCGATTTTGGCGGTCTCATCACTTTTGCTTTGGCTATGCTGGCATTCAACATCATCGTCGGCCAAGGCGCTGCAATCGGCTGGACGGACCCGATCATACTGGGATTGGCCGCTTTGCTGGTTGGTTCAGTCTTCCTGTTCGCAACAATCGAAAAGAAACACGTGAACAGCTTCATCGATTTTTCCTTGTTCAAGAATAAAGCCTACAGTGGCGCTACTTTATCCAACTTCTTGCTGAATGCTTCTGCAGGAACGATGGTTGTCGCAAATACGTATGTGCAAATGGGCCGCGGCTTCTCTTCTTTCCAATCCGGATTGCTGACGATCGGTTACTTGGTTTGCGTTTTGAGCTCCATCCGTTTGGGTGAAAAAGCCTTGCAAAAATTCGGATCCCGCAAGCCGATGGTCACCGGATCATTCATTGCGACTATCGGAATCGCTTTGATGGCCTTCACTTTTGTGCCGGGAATCTTCTACAATCTGCTTGTGTTCGTCGGCTATGCTTTGTATGGCTTCGGTTTGGGGATTTATGCCACACCTTCCACTGATACCGCGATTTCGAATGCGCCAGCGGATAAAGTCGGCAGCGCGTCCGGCATCTACAAAATGGCCAGCTCTCTGGGCGGAGCGGTCGGGGTTGCACTTTCCTCCAGCCTTTTCAATGTTTTGGGAGCGCAAGGAAACATGGAAGTGGCCGGTTCTGCAGGGTTGCTGCTGAATGTCGCTTTTGGGATGATCGCCTTGGCTTCGATTTTGCTGACGGCTCCGAAAGCTGCTGCGCAAGTGGAAGCTACGGAATAA
- a CDS encoding trimeric intracellular cation channel family protein: MEFISIVEIIGTIAFAMSGALTAIEKDLDYYGIGIFAITTSVGGGIVRDLLIDRPLPASLENPLYALISLLSAGFVILFYTHISKLAKKLQFFDAIGLGAFTAIGAEVAVRMGFQQWYVVVTLAVLTGTGGGLIRDVFAREIPYVFRKEVYALASILGAILYIIVFRLAGSQVALYSCFLATTLIRLYCMEKDMHLLKVGKVTME; the protein is encoded by the coding sequence ATGGAATTTATTTCTATAGTTGAAATAATCGGGACGATCGCCTTTGCGATGTCAGGGGCATTGACCGCTATCGAGAAGGATCTTGATTATTACGGGATCGGGATATTCGCGATCACGACTTCAGTGGGCGGGGGGATCGTCAGGGATCTGCTGATCGATCGTCCTTTGCCGGCATCGCTGGAAAATCCTCTCTATGCGCTCATCAGCCTGCTTTCCGCCGGCTTTGTCATCCTTTTCTATACGCACATCAGCAAATTGGCGAAGAAGCTACAGTTTTTTGATGCCATCGGGCTCGGAGCTTTCACCGCTATCGGAGCGGAAGTGGCTGTGCGGATGGGCTTCCAGCAGTGGTATGTTGTTGTGACGTTGGCTGTCTTGACCGGAACCGGCGGAGGGCTTATCCGGGATGTGTTCGCCCGGGAGATCCCTTATGTATTCCGCAAAGAGGTCTATGCGTTGGCTTCCATTTTGGGTGCCATCTTGTACATTATCGTATTCCGCTTGGCCGGTAGCCAAGTAGCGCTGTACAGCTGCTTTTTGGCAACGACTTTGATCAGGCTCTACTGCATGGAGAAGGATATGCACCTGCTGAAAGTCGGGAAAGTCACCATGGAATAG
- a CDS encoding cysteine hydrolase family protein yields MSTALLIVDIQNDYFPNGKMELSKPELAAANAAKVLDWFRKNTKDSVYHVQHIASDPALGFFLPDTTGAEIHETVLPLENETVVTKSFANSFLETGLESKLRENGVTKVVVVGMMTHMCIDATVRTAVDLGFEAVLIEDACATRNLSYGDKTVPAEQVHYAFVSALNGMYANVTSTDAFLQENN; encoded by the coding sequence ATGAGTACAGCTTTACTTATCGTGGATATACAAAATGATTATTTCCCAAATGGCAAAATGGAACTAAGCAAGCCGGAGCTGGCCGCCGCCAACGCTGCAAAGGTCCTGGATTGGTTCAGAAAAAATACTAAAGATTCCGTTTATCACGTGCAGCATATCGCAAGCGATCCCGCATTGGGGTTCTTTCTGCCTGATACAACAGGGGCTGAAATCCACGAAACGGTCTTGCCTTTGGAAAACGAAACTGTCGTAACCAAGAGTTTTGCCAACAGCTTTTTGGAAACTGGTTTGGAAAGCAAACTAAGAGAAAATGGCGTAACGAAGGTAGTGGTTGTAGGCATGATGACCCACATGTGCATTGATGCGACCGTCAGAACTGCCGTTGACTTAGGCTTTGAAGCTGTTTTGATTGAAGATGCCTGCGCGACCAGAAATCTATCCTATGGAGACAAAACTGTGCCTGCGGAACAAGTCCATTACGCCTTTGTCAGCGCACTGAACGGCATGTATGCCAATGTCACCTCAACCGATGCCTTCCTGCAAGAAAACAATTAA
- a CDS encoding Lrp/AsnC family transcriptional regulator produces MELDHIDYQILQLLSENARIQWKDLGNQIHMTGQAVGNRIKKLEDNGVIQSYSLVVDELKLGFSFTAFVIIYMKTANHQEFIHFVQEQNEVREVHRVSGEGCYHLKIKVKSQEQLNLFLNDLLQYGNYSIHLSIQEIKQQTSFKSV; encoded by the coding sequence ATGGAACTTGATCACATTGATTATCAAATCCTGCAATTGCTGTCCGAAAATGCCCGCATCCAATGGAAAGACTTGGGCAACCAGATCCATATGACCGGACAAGCAGTGGGAAATCGCATCAAAAAACTCGAAGACAATGGCGTGATTCAGTCGTATTCTTTAGTAGTTGATGAATTGAAATTAGGCTTTTCCTTTACTGCTTTTGTCATTATTTATATGAAAACAGCGAATCATCAAGAGTTTATACATTTTGTTCAGGAGCAAAATGAAGTCCGCGAAGTCCATCGAGTGTCCGGGGAAGGTTGCTACCACTTAAAAATTAAAGTGAAGTCCCAGGAACAACTGAACCTTTTTCTTAATGACCTGCTGCAATACGGGAATTACAGCATTCATTTATCCATTCAAGAAATCAAGCAACAGACTTCTTTCAAATCCGTATGA
- a CDS encoding MurR/RpiR family transcriptional regulator yields MDSEDPAKSAPNGGPLFMLITERLKEQKDFSKVDTVIADYFLDEDNEWVEKSLRQIAQLLFVSPSSIVRLCQKIGFEGFLDFRTAYLHELDYLSSDFGKIDINYPFDMKDRNTKISGKLKNLYIETIEDTFSLLGHDALALAEGLLVKADDIYICSAGAPSDLARAFQEKMVKIGKNVIIDNRLDMMFYQACYAKEDSVFLFISYSGETETLIRIAHKLKERKLQSIALTSYGGNSLSDLATVTLYLSTHESLVHNIGNFSLYPSVLFLLDVLYANVFSRNYEKHLADKIKYTKEYEKRRKSYNPLLSGGEKNKDSN; encoded by the coding sequence ATGGATTCTGAAGACCCGGCAAAATCTGCACCGAATGGAGGACCATTGTTTATGCTGATCACAGAACGCCTGAAAGAGCAGAAGGATTTTTCCAAAGTGGATACCGTCATCGCCGATTATTTTCTCGATGAGGACAACGAGTGGGTTGAAAAGAGTCTGCGCCAAATCGCGCAACTGCTTTTCGTTTCTCCGTCCTCGATTGTTCGCCTCTGCCAAAAAATCGGCTTTGAAGGATTCCTTGATTTCAGGACCGCCTATCTGCATGAATTGGACTACCTCTCCTCCGACTTCGGGAAAATCGACATCAACTATCCGTTCGACATGAAGGACCGGAACACGAAAATCAGCGGCAAACTGAAAAATCTGTACATCGAGACGATCGAAGATACGTTTTCGTTGCTGGGCCACGATGCGCTGGCGCTGGCGGAGGGCTTATTGGTGAAGGCTGATGACATCTACATCTGTTCAGCAGGGGCGCCATCCGATTTGGCGCGGGCTTTCCAGGAAAAGATGGTTAAGATCGGCAAAAATGTGATTATCGATAATCGGCTGGACATGATGTTCTATCAGGCTTGTTATGCCAAGGAGGACAGTGTTTTTCTCTTCATTTCCTATTCCGGTGAAACCGAGACGCTGATCCGGATTGCGCATAAGCTTAAGGAACGTAAGTTGCAGTCGATTGCGTTGACATCCTACGGCGGGAATAGCCTGAGCGACTTGGCGACGGTGACGCTGTATCTTTCGACGCATGAAAGTCTTGTGCACAATATCGGCAACTTTTCATTGTACCCATCCGTCCTGTTCCTTCTGGATGTCCTCTACGCGAATGTCTTCAGCCGGAATTACGAAAAGCATCTGGCGGACAAAATCAAATACACCAAAGAGTACGAAAAACGAAGAAAGTCCTATAATCCGCTGCTTTCGGGCGGAGAGAAGAATAAGGACTCCAACTAA